One genomic region from Candidatus Eremiobacterota bacterium encodes:
- a CDS encoding cytochrome C has protein sequence MLLSLSSLPALILGAPGATRAAASRADAGAVVRGRYLVLIGNCNDCHTPGWRDSDGTLPQSQWLTGNRIGFRGAWGTSYPANLRLEFQMLGEDQWAIAIRTRGGHPPMPWHDLRVLTPADRHAIYAFIKSLGGAGVPAPAALPPWREPATPYIETRPRNPSSAS, from the coding sequence CTGCTGCTTTCGCTCTCTTCTCTTCCCGCTCTCATCCTCGGCGCCCCGGGCGCGACGCGCGCTGCCGCGTCGCGCGCCGATGCCGGGGCAGTCGTGCGCGGGCGGTATCTCGTGTTGATCGGAAACTGCAACGACTGCCACACGCCGGGCTGGCGCGACTCCGACGGGACGCTGCCGCAGTCGCAGTGGCTCACCGGTAACCGCATCGGCTTTCGCGGCGCGTGGGGGACAAGCTACCCGGCGAACCTGCGGCTCGAGTTTCAGATGCTAGGCGAAGACCAGTGGGCGATCGCGATCCGCACCCGCGGCGGGCACCCGCCGATGCCCTGGCACGACTTGCGCGTGCTCACGCCCGCCGATCGGCACGCAATCTATGCGTTCATCAAGAGTCTCGGGGGTGCCGGCGTACCAGCGCCAGCGGCGCTCCCGCCTTGGCGCGAGCCCGCGACGCCGTATATCGAGACGCGCCCGCGCAATCCGTCCTCGGCGAGTTGA
- a CDS encoding universal stress protein yields MLVAVDGSGPSDAAVRLSLQIGSGPEGALRFVSVFDPHDVGALAAAQQACRDALDDACRSAREGSAGASATMRTGNPVDEILAEADGWNATCVVVGTHARSGLPHAFFGSCAEGVLRYSARPVLVARDGVAPRSGTFERVLCAYDGSAAARRAFEAVAAFAAARRIEVHLLSVVQLDNLYATGYERDGFDPDGSIRSIYDEARRALKVLAAGPASSGVCVALHVGGGADVAAVIGASAAAYRCGLIAMGTHGRRGITRALLGSTAESVIRGGAAPVLALHERVAVPMPSLVPDVKNAAFTELSQR; encoded by the coding sequence ATGCTCGTCGCCGTGGACGGCTCCGGTCCTTCGGACGCCGCCGTCCGGCTGTCGCTTCAGATCGGCAGCGGCCCGGAAGGCGCGCTGCGCTTCGTCTCGGTCTTCGACCCGCACGATGTGGGGGCGCTCGCCGCTGCGCAGCAGGCATGCCGGGATGCGTTGGATGACGCGTGCAGGTCGGCGCGCGAGGGTTCGGCCGGCGCGAGCGCAACGATGCGCACCGGGAATCCGGTCGACGAGATCCTCGCCGAAGCCGACGGCTGGAACGCCACCTGCGTCGTCGTCGGAACGCACGCGCGCAGCGGATTGCCGCACGCGTTCTTCGGAAGCTGCGCCGAGGGCGTGTTGCGCTACAGCGCCCGGCCGGTGCTCGTGGCGCGCGACGGAGTGGCCCCGCGATCCGGGACGTTCGAGCGCGTGCTCTGCGCGTACGACGGTTCGGCCGCCGCGCGCCGCGCGTTCGAAGCCGTCGCCGCGTTCGCCGCCGCGCGCCGCATCGAGGTGCATCTGCTCTCGGTCGTTCAGCTCGATAATCTGTACGCGACCGGGTACGAGCGCGACGGCTTCGATCCCGACGGTTCGATTCGCAGTATCTACGACGAGGCGCGGCGCGCGCTCAAGGTGCTCGCGGCGGGTCCTGCGTCGAGCGGTGTTTGCGTCGCGCTGCACGTCGGCGGCGGCGCCGACGTAGCGGCAGTGATCGGCGCCAGCGCGGCCGCGTACCGCTGCGGGCTGATCGCGATGGGAACCCACGGGCGCCGCGGGATCACGCGAGCTCTTCTCGGCAGCACCGCGGAAAGCGTCATTCGCGGCGGAGCCGCGCCGGTGCTGGCGCTGCACGAGCGTGTCGCTGTGCCGATGCCCAGCCTCGTTCCTGATGTGAAGAACGCAGCCTTCACGGAGCTGTCCCAGCGATGA
- a CDS encoding universal stress protein, with translation MGTLKHVVVAVDGSAPSRRATAFALTLAAREAARISFCTVVDPVPAYAHAAGGAPIDVGGMLAALKEEAGGFCLEATARAAAHGVDASSSIMEGSAPDALREFAERNGADAIVVGTHGRRGAARVMLGSVASAMVRSAHVPVFTVRADATVAALGPIVVAVDVSKPSLAALRTALSLARSEQCALHLVHVFDDYDLDRIGEYPGYDPPIARRRAMAQTSDQLVGIADRVRVENVPFTSQMCEGDPVAETLAVAARVHARFVAVGTHGRNALGRFVYGSVAEGLIRDAPLPVMTVRVQQPVPAPRSSP, from the coding sequence ATGGGGACCTTGAAGCACGTCGTCGTCGCGGTCGACGGGTCGGCGCCTTCGCGGCGAGCCACCGCGTTCGCGCTGACCCTCGCTGCGCGCGAAGCCGCCCGCATCTCGTTCTGCACCGTGGTCGACCCCGTGCCGGCGTATGCCCACGCCGCGGGAGGCGCGCCGATCGACGTCGGCGGGATGCTCGCCGCGCTGAAGGAGGAGGCCGGTGGGTTCTGCCTCGAGGCCACGGCCCGCGCCGCCGCCCACGGCGTCGACGCGAGCAGCTCGATCATGGAGGGGAGCGCGCCCGACGCACTCCGCGAGTTCGCGGAGCGCAACGGCGCCGACGCGATCGTCGTCGGCACGCACGGCCGCCGCGGCGCGGCGCGCGTCATGCTGGGCAGCGTCGCGAGCGCCATGGTCCGCAGCGCGCACGTGCCCGTGTTCACCGTGCGCGCCGATGCCACGGTTGCGGCGCTAGGCCCGATCGTCGTGGCGGTCGACGTATCGAAGCCGTCGCTCGCGGCCCTGCGCACGGCGCTGTCGCTGGCGCGCTCGGAGCAGTGCGCCTTGCATCTCGTGCACGTTTTCGACGACTACGATCTGGACCGGATCGGTGAGTATCCGGGCTACGATCCACCGATCGCTCGGCGCCGCGCGATGGCCCAGACGTCCGACCAGCTCGTGGGAATCGCCGACCGCGTGCGCGTCGAGAACGTCCCGTTCACGAGCCAGATGTGCGAAGGCGATCCCGTCGCGGAGACGCTCGCCGTCGCGGCTCGGGTCCACGCGCGCTTCGTCGCGGTCGGAACGCACGGCCGCAACGCGCTCGGCCGCTTCGTCTACGGCAGCGTCGCCGAAGGGTTGATTCGCGACGCGCCGTTGCCGGTCATGACCGTCCGCGTCCAACAGCCCGTTCCTGCGCCCAGGAGCTCACCATAA